In Oncorhynchus masou masou isolate Uvic2021 unplaced genomic scaffold, UVic_Omas_1.1 unplaced_scaffold_8048, whole genome shotgun sequence, the genomic stretch gtgcctgtaggtccataccagcccaccacgctgtgccctGCCCGCTGGAGCTCAGGAACCAAGgcccagcccaccacgctgtgccccgccccgctgaGTGCCTGTGGGTACATACCCtgcccaccacgctgtgccccgcccgCTGAGTGCCTGtgggtccatacccagcccaccacgctgtgccccgccccgctgagtgcctgtaggtccatacccagcccaccacgctgtgccccgccccgctgagtgcctgtaggtccatacccagcccaccacgctgtgccccgccccgctgcatgcctgtaggtccatacccagcccaccacgctgtgccccgccacgctgcgtgcatgtaggtccatacccagcccaccacgctgtgccccgccccgctgcgtgcctgtaggtccataccctgcccaccacgctgtgccccaCCCCGCTGagtgcctgtaggtccatacccagcccaccacgctgtgccccgccccgctgattgcctgtaggtccatacccagcccaccacgctgtgccccgcccccgtgcctgtaggtccatacccagcccaccacgctgtgccccgcaccgctgcgtgcatgtaggtccatacccagcccaccacgctgtgccccgccccgctgcatgcatgtaggtccatacccagcccaccacgctgtgtCCCGCCCCGCTGTGtgcatgtaggtccatacccagcccaccacgctgtgccccgccccgctgcatgcatgtaggtccatacccagcccaccacgctgtgtCCCGCCCCGCTGTGtgcatgtaggtccatacccagcccaccacgctgtgccccgccccgctgcatgcatgtaggtccatacccagcccaccacgctgtgtcccgccccgctgcgtgcctgtaggtccatacccagcccaccacgctgtgccccgccccgctgcgtgcctgtaggtccatacccagcccaccacgctgtgccccgccccgctgcgtgcctgtaggtccatacccagcccaccacgctgtgccccgccccgctgcgtgcctgtaggtccatacccagcccaccacgctgtgtCCCGCCCCCGctgcgtgcctgtaggtccatacccagcccaccacgctgtgcccccgccccgctgcgtgcctgtaggtccataccctgCCCACaacgctgtgccccgccccgcccatgtaggtccatacccagcccaccaagCTCCCACCACGCTGTGCCACACCCCGCTGTGtgcatgtaggtccatacccagcccgccccgctgcgtgcctgtaggtccatacccagcccaccacgctcCCACCCCGCTGCGtgcatgtaggtccataccctgcccaccacgctgtgccccgccccgctgaGTGCCTGTGGGTCCATAACCAGCacaccacgctgtgccccgctCCGCTGAGTGCCTGtgggtccatacccagcccaccacgctgtgccccgccccgctgaGTGCCTGtgggtccatacccagcccaccacgctgtgccccgccccgctgcgtgcctGTGGGTCCATACCCAGCCACCACGCTGTGCCCTGCCCCGCTGAGTGCCTGTAGGTCCAAACCCAGCCCAtcacgctgtgccccgccccgctgaGTGCCTGTAGGTCCAACCtcagcccaccacgctgtgcgCCGCCCCGCTGagtgcctgtaggtccatacccagcccaccacgctgtgccccgccccgctgagtgcctgtaggtccatacccagcccaccacgctgtgccccgccccgctgaGTGCCTGTGGGTACATACCCtgcccaccacgctgtgccccgccccgctgaGTGCCTGtgggtccatacccagcccaccacgctgtgcccccCCCGCTGagtgcctgtaggtccatacccagcccaccacgctgtgccccgccccgctgagtgcctgtaggtccatacccagcccaccacgctgtgccccgccccgctgcatgcctgtaggtccatacccagcccaccacgctgtgccccgccccgctgcgtgcatgtaggtccatacccagcccaccacgctgtgccccgccccgctgcgtgcatgtaggtccataccctgcccaccacgctgtgccccactccgctgcgtgcatgtaggtccatacccagcccaccacgctgttCCCCGCTCCGCTGCTtgcatgtaggtccatacccagctCACCACGCTGTGCCCCACCCCGCTGagtgcctgtaggtccatacccagcccaccacgctgtgccccgccccgctgattgcctgtaggtccatacccagcccaccacgctgtgccccgccccgtgcctgtaggtccatacccagcccaccacgctgtgccccgcaccgctgcgtgcatgtaggtccatacccagctcaccacgctgtgccccgccccgctgcatgcatgtaggtccatacccagctCACCACGCTGTGCCCCACCCCGCTGCAtgcatgtaggtccatacccagcccaccacgctgtgccccgccccgctgcgtgcatgtaggtccatacccagcccaccacgctgtgtcccgccccgctgcgtgcctgtaggtccatacccagcccaccacgctgtgccccgccccgctgcgtgcctgtaggtccatacccagcccaccacgctgtgccccgccccgctgcgtgcctgtaggtccatacccagcccaccacgctgtgtcccgccccgctgcgtgcctgtaggtccatacccagcccaccacgctgtgccccgccccgctgcgtgcctgtaggtccataccctgCCCACaacgctgtgccccgccccgcccatgtaggtccatacccagcccaccacgctgtgccccgccccgctgcgtgcatgtaggtcgatacccagcccaccacgctgtgccccgccccgctgcgtgcatgtaggtccatacccagcccaccacgctgtgccccgccccgctgagtgcctgtaggtccatacccagcccaccacgctgtgtcccgccccgctgcgtgcctgtaggtccatacccagcccaccacgctgtgccccgccccgctgcgtgcctgtaggtccataccctgCCCACaacgctgtgccccgccccgcccatgtaggtccatacccagcccaccacgctgtgccccgccccgctgcgtgcatgtaggtcgatacccagcccaccacgctgtgccccgccccgctgcgtgcatgtaggtccatacccagcccaccacgctgtgccccgccccgctgagtgcctgtaggtccatacccagcccatcacgctgtgccccgccccgctgcgtgcctgtaggtccatacccagcccacaacgctgtgccccgccccgctgcaTGCCTGTAGGTCCATACCAAGCCCACCAAGCTCCCACCACGCTGTGCCACACCCCGCTGTGtgcatgtaggtccatacccagcccgccccgctgcgtgcctgtaggtccatacccagcccaccacgctcCCACCCCGCTGCGtgcatgtaggtccataccctgcccaccacgctgtgccccgccccgctgaGTGCCTGTGGGTCCATAACCAGCacaccacgctgtgccccgctCCGCTGAGTGCCTGtgggtccatacccagcccaccacgctgtgccccgccccgctgaGTGCCTGtgggtccatacccagcccaccacgctgtgccccgccccgctgcgtgcctGTGGGTCCATACCCAGCCACCACGCTGTGCCCTGCCCCGCTGAGTGCCTGTAGGTCCAAACCCAGCCCAtcacgctgtgccccgccccgctgaGTGCCTGTAGGTCCAACCtcagcccaccacgctgtgcgCCGCCCCGCTGagtgcctgtaggtccatacccagcccaccacgctgtgccccgccccgctgagtgcctgtaggtccatacccagcccaccacgctgtgccccgccccgctgaGTGCCTGTGGGTACATACCCtgcccaccacgctgtgccccgccccgctgaGTGCCTGtgggtccatacccagcccaccacgctgtgccccgccccgctgagtgcctgtaggtccatacccagcccaccacgctgtgccccgccccgctgagtgcctgtaggtccatacccagcccaccacgctgtgccccgccccgtgcctgtaggtccatacccagcccaccacgctgtgccccgcaccgctgcgtgcatgtaggtccatacccagcccaccacgctgtgccccgccccgctgcatgcatgtaggtccatacccagcccaccacgctgtgtcccgccccgctgcgtgcctgtaggtccatacccagcccaccacgctgtgccccgccccgctgcgtgcctgtaggtccatacccagcccaccacgctgtgcaccgccccgctgcgtgcctgtaggtccatacccagcccaccacgctgtgtcccgccccgctgcgtgcctgtaggtccatacccagcccaccacgctgtgccccgccccgctgcgtgcctgtaggtccataccctgCCCACaacgctgtgccccgccccgcccatgtaggtccatacccagcccaccacgctgtgccccgccccgctgcgtgcatgtaggtccatacccagcccaccacgctgtgccccgccccgctgcgtgcatgtaggtccatacccagcccaccacgctgtgccccgccccgctgcgtgcatgtaggtccatacccagcccaccacactgtgccccgccccgctgcgtgcctgtaggtccatacccagcccaccacgctgttccccgccccgctgcgtgcatgtaggtccatacccagcccacaacgctgtgccccgccccgctgcgtgcctgtaggtccataccctgCCCACaacgctgtgccccgccccgcccatgtaggtccatacccagcccaccacgctgtgccccgccccgctgcgtgcatgtaggtccatacccagcccaccacgctgtgccccgccccgctgcgtgcatgtaggtccatacccagcccaccacgctgtgccccgccccgctgcgtgcatgtaggtccatacccagcccaccacactgtgccccgccccgctgcgtgcctgtaggtccataTCCAGCCCACAACGCTGTTCCCCGCCCCGCTGCGtgcatgtaggtccatacccagcccaccacgctgtgccccgccccgctgcgtgcatgtaggtccatacccagcccaccacactgtgccccgccccgctgcgtgcctgtaggtctataccctgcccacaacgctgtgccccgccccgctgcgtgcctgtaggtccataccctgCCCACaacgctgtgccccgccccgctgcgtgcctgtaggtccaaacccagcccaccacgctgtgccccgccccgctgcgtgcatgtaggtccataccctgcccaccacgctgtgccccactccgctgcgtgcatgtaggtccatacccagcccaccacgctgtaCCCCGCTCCGCTGCTtgcatgtaggtccatacccagctCACCACGCTGTGCCCCACCCCGCTGagtgcctgtaggtccatacccagcccaccacgctgtgccccgccccgctgattgcctgtaggtccatacccagcccaccacgctgtgccccgccccgtgcctgtaggtccatacccagcccaccacgctgtgccccgcaccgctgcgtgcatgtaggtccatacccagcccaccacgctgtgccccgccccgctgcatgcatgtaggtccatacccagcccaccacgctgtgtCCCGCCCCCGctgcgtgcctgtaggtccatacccagcccaccacgctgtgccccgccccgctgcgtgcctGCAGGTCCATACTacccaccacgctgtgccccgccccgctgcgtgcctgtaggtccatacccagcccaccacgctgtgtcccgccccgctgcgtgcctgtaggtccatacccagcccaccacgctgtgccccgccccgctgcgtgcctgtaggtccataccctgCCCACaacgctgtgccccgccccgcccatgtaggtccatacccagcccaccacgctgtgccccgccccgctgcgtgcatgtaggtccataccccagcccaccacgctgtgccccgccccgctgcgtgcatgtaggtccatacccagcccaccacgctgtgccccgccccgctgcgtgcatgtaggtccatacccagcccaccacacTGCCCCGCCCCCGTGCGTGCCTGTAGGTctataccctgcccacaacgCTGTGCGCCCCGctgcgtgcctgtaggtccatacccagcccaccacgctgttCCCCCGCACCACGCCGTGCCCCGCCCCGCTGCATgctgtaggtccatacccagcccacaacgctgtgccccgccccgctgcgtgcctgtaggtccatacccagcccaccacggtGCCCCGCCCGCCGCGCGTGCCTGTGAGGTCCATACCCTGCCCACAACGCTGTGCCCCGCCCCAGCccatgtaggtccatacccagcccaccacgctgtgccccgccccgctgcgtgcatgtaggtccatacccagcccaccacgctgtgccccgcccgctgcgtgcatgtaggtccatacccagcccaccacgctgtgccccgccccgctgcgtgTCTGTAGGTCCATACCCTGCCCACAACACTGTGcccgccccgctgcgtgcctgtaggtccatacccagcccaccacgctgtgccccgcccgcctgcgtgcctgtaggtccatacccagcaCACAACGCTGCCCCCGCCCCGtgcatgtaggtccatacccagcccacacGCTGTGGCACGTGACTGTCCATACCCTGCCCACAACCGCccccgccccgctgcgtgcctgtaggtccataccctgCCCACAACGCTGTGCCCCGCCCCCCCGtgcatgtaggtccatacccGTCCACCACGCTGCGCGCCCGCCCCGCTGTGtgcatgtaggtccatacccagcccaccacgccAGCCCGGTCCGCGCATGCAGGTCCATACCCTGCCCACACCGCTGTGCCCCGGCCCCGCTGCGTGCATGTAGGTCCACAgcccagcccaccacgctgtgctCCCGCCCCGCTGCGTGCTTGTAGGCGCCCATACCCTGCCCACAACGCTGTGCCCCCACCCCCGTCGCGtgcatgtaggtccatacccagcccaccacgctgtgccccgccccgcgcctgtaggtccataccctgCCCACAACGCTGTGCCTCCCCGCTGCGTGTCTGTAGGTCCATACTCTGCCCACAATGCTGTGCCCCCGTCCCGctgcgtgcctgtaggtccatTACCCGTCTTCACCATGCCAGCCCCGCGTTGCATGcagtccatacccagcccaccacgctgtgccccgccccgccAAGTGCATGTAGGTCCAGCACCCTGCCCACAACGCTGTGCCccgcctccacgtgcctgtaggtccataccagCCCACCACGCCAAAACGCTGCGTGCATGTAGGTCCACACCCTGCACACAATGCTGTGCCCTGGCCCCGCTGCGTtgcctgtaggtccatacccagcccaccacgctgtgcccctGCCATGGTAGCATGTAGGTTCATACCCAGCCCCAccgctgtgccccgccccgctgctgcatgtaggtccatacccTGCCCACaacgctgtgccccgccccgcacgtgcctgtaggtccatacccagccccaCCCGCTGCGCCCCGCTGCGTGCATGTAGATCCACCCTGCCCACaacgctgtgccccgccccgctgcgtgcctGCAGGTCCATACCCCTGCCCAGCCAACGCTGTGCCCCGCCCGCTACGTACCtgtgtaggtccatacccagcccaccacgctgtgccccgctgcgtgcatgtaggtccactgcccaccacgctgtgccccaCTCCGCGgcatgtaggtccatacccagcccaccacgctgtaCCTCGGGCTCCGCTAAGCCAgcatgtaggtccatacccagctCACTACGCTGTGCCCCACCCCGCTGagtgcctgtaggtccatacccagcccaccacgctgtgccccgcctCCGCTGATTGCCTGGGAAACCATACCCAGCCCACCGCCAGGCCCCGCCCCcgtgcctgtaggtccatacccagcccaccacgctgtgccccgcaccgctgcgtgcatgtaggtccatacccagcccaccacgctgtgccccgccccgctgcatgcatgtaggtccatacccagcccaccacgctgtgtcccgccccgctgcgtgcctgtaggtccatacccagcccaccacgctgtgccccgccccgctgcgtgcctgtaggtccatacccagcccaccacgctgtgccccgccccgctgcgtgcctgtaggtccatacccagcccaccacgctgtgtcccgccccgctgcgtgcctgtaggtccatacccagcccaccacgctgtgccccgccccgctgcgtgcctgtaggtccataccctgCCCACAACGCTGTGCCCCCGCCCCGCccatgtaggtccatacccagcccaccacgctgtgccccgccccgctgcgtgcatgtaggtccatacccagcccaccacgctgtgccccgccccgctgcgtgcatgtaggtccatacccagcccaccacgctgtgccccgccccgctgcgtgcatgtaggtccatacccagcccaccacactgtgccccgccccgctgcgtgcctgtaggtctataccctgcccacaacgctgtgccccgccccgctgcgtgcctgtaggtccataccctgCCCACaacgctgtgccccgccccgctgcgtgcctgtaggtccatacccagcccaccacgctgtgccccgccccgctgcgtgcctgtaggtccatacccagcacaccacgctgtgccccgccccgctgcgtgcctgtaggtccatacccagcccaccacgctgtgccccgccccgctgcgtgcctgtaggtccataccctgCCCACaacgctgtgccccgccccgctgcgtgcatgtaggtccatacccagcccaccacgctgtgccccgctccgctgcgtgcctgtaggtccaaacccagcccaccacgctgtgccccaccccgctgcgtgcatgtaggtccatacccagcccaccacgctgtgccccgccccgctgcgtgcatgtaggtccatacccagcccaccacgctgtgccccgccccgctgcgtgTCTGTAGGTCCATACCCTGCCCACaacgctgtgccccgccccgctgcgtgcctgtaggtccatacccagcccaccacgctgtgccccgccccgctgcgtgcctgtaggtccatacccagcacacaacgctgtgccccgccccgctgcgtgactgtaggtccatacccagcccaacATGCTGTGGCCCGCCCCGCTGCGTGACTGTAGGTCCATACCCTGCCCACaacgctgtgccccgccccgctgcgtgcctgtaggtccataccctgCCCACaacgctgtgccccgccccgctgcgtgcatgtaggtccatacccagcccaccacgctgtgccccgccccgctgcgtgcatgtaggtccatacccagcccaccacgctgtgccccgctccgcgcctgtaggtccataccctgCCCACAACGCTGTGCCCCGGCCCCGCTGCGtgcatgtaggtccatacccagcccaccacgctgtgccccgccccgctgcgtgcTTGTAGGTCCATACCCTGCCCACAACGCTGTGCCCCACCCCGCTGCGTGTCTGTAGGTCCATACCCTGCCCACAATGCTGTGCCCCGTCCCGctgcgtgcctgtaggtccatacccagcccaccatgCTGTGCCCCGCTGCGtgcatgtaggtccatacccagcccaccacgctgtgccccgccccgctgcgtgcatgtaggtccatacccTGCCCACAACGCTGTGCCCCGCTCCGCTAcgtgcctgtaggtccatacccagcccaccacgctgtgccccgctgcgtgcatgtaggtccatacccTGCACACAATGCTGTGCCCCGTCCCGctgcgtgcctgtaggtccatacccagcccaccacgctgtgccccgctgcgtgcatgtaggtccatacccagcccaccacgctgtgccacgccccgctgcgtgcatgtaggtccatacccTGCCCACaacgctgtgccccgccccgctacgtgcctgtaggtccatacccagcccaccacgctgtgccccgctgcgtgcatgtaggtccatacccTGCCCACaacgctgtgccccgccccgctgcgtgcctgtaggtccatacccagcccaccacgctgtgccccgctgcgtgcatgtaggtccatacccagcccaccaagctgtgccccgccccgctgcgtgcatgtaggtccatacccagcccaccacgctgtgccccgccccgctgcgtgcctgtaggtccataccctgCCCACaacgctgtgccccgccccgctgcgtgcctgtaggtccataccctgCCCACaacgctgtgccccgccccgctgcgtgcctgtaggtccataccctgCCCACAACGCTGAgccccgccccgctgcgtgcctgtaggtccatacccagcccaccacgctgtgccccgccccgctgcgtgcctgtaggtccatacccagcccaccacgctgtgccccgctccgctgcgtgcctgtaggtccataTCCAGCCCACAACGCTGTTCCCCGCCCCGCTGCGtgcatgtaggtccatacccagcccaccacgctgtgccccgccccgctgcgtgcatgtaggtccatacccTGCCCACAACGCTGTGCCCCACCCCGctgcgtgcctgtaggtccatacccagcccaccatgCTGTGCCCCGCTGCGTGCATGTAGGACCATACCCTGCCCACaacgctgtgccccgccccgctgcgtgcctgtaggtccatacccagcccaccacgctgtgccccaCCCCGCTGCAtgcatgtaggtccatacccagcccaccacgctgtgccccgccccgctgcgtgcctgtaggtccataccctgCCCACAACGCTGTGCCCCGctgcgtgcctgtaggtccataccctgCCCACCACcctgtgccccgccccgctgcgtgcctgtaggtccatacccagcccaccacgctgtgccccgctgcgtgcatgtaggtccatactcagcccaccacgctgtgccccgccccgctgcgtgcctgtaggtccatacccagcccaccacgctgtgccccgctgcgtgcatgtaggtccatacccagcccaccacgctgtgccccgctgcgtgcatgtaggtccatacccagcccaccacgctcccaccacgctgtgccccgcgccgctgcgtgcatgtaggtccatacccTGCTCACCACGCTGTTccccgccccgctgcgtgcctgtaggtccatactcagcccaccacgctgtgccccgccccgctgcgtgcctgtaggtccatacccagcccaccacgctgtgccccgcccctctg encodes the following:
- the LOC135537513 gene encoding fibroin heavy chain-like, which produces MQRGGAQRGGLGMDLQARSGAGHSVVGRVWSYMHAAGHSMVGWVWTYRHAAGWGTALWAGYGPTCTQRGGAQRGGLGMDLHARSGAGNSVVGWIWTYRHAAERGTAWWAGYGPTGTQRGGAQRGGLGMDLQARSGAGLSVVGRVWTYRHAAGRGTALWAGYGPTGTQRGGAQRCGQGMDLQARSGAGHSVVGWARSGAGHSVVGRVWTYMHAAGHSVVGWVWTYRHVAGRGTALWAGYGPTCTQRGVAQRGGLGMDLHARSGAQRGGLGMDLQARSGTGHSIVCRVWTYMHAAGHSVVGWVWTYRHVAERGTALWAGYGPTCTQRGGAQRGGLGMDLHARSGAQHGGLGMDLQARSGTGHSIVGRVWTYRHAAGWGTALWAGYGPTSTQRGGAQRGGLGMDLHARSGAGAQRCGQGMDLQARSGAQRGGLGMDLHARSGAGHSVVGWVWTYMHAAGRGTALWAGYGPTGTQRGGAQRCGQGMDLQSRSGAGHSMLGWVWTYSHAAGRGTALCAGGAGHSVVGWVWTYRHGGGAWRWAGYGFPGNQRRRGTAWWAGYGPTGTQRGGAQRSELGMDLHAGLAEPEVQRGGLGMDLHAAEWGTAWWAVDLHARSGAQRGGLGMDLHRYVAGGAQRWLGRGMDLQARSGAGHSVVGRVDLHARSGAQRVGLGMDLQARAGRGTALWAGYGPTCSSGAGHSGGAGYEPTCYHGRGTAWWAGYGPTGNAAGPGHSIVCRVWTYMHAAFWRGGLVWTYRHVEAGHSVVGRVLDLHALGGAGHSVVGWVWTACNAGLAW